The sequence below is a genomic window from Gammaproteobacteria bacterium.
TGCCGAACAGGTTGTTGGACTCCAGCGCGAAGCGCGAGGTGCCCCAGCCGCTCTCCTGCGCCGCCTGGGCCAGCACCAGCGTCACCGGCACCACGTCCACGCGCCTCAGCAGCGTATCGCGGCTGGCGGGCTCGTTGAGGTCTCCGTCCACCCGGTAGCGGTCGGCGATGCGCGCCACCTCGCGTCCGGCATCGCTCTGCACGTCCACCGCGCCTTGGCCGAACTGCTGCAGCAGGAACACCCGCTCGTTCCAGATGCGCGAGTTCTCGGCGAGCACGATGGGCAGCAGCGCGCGGTAGAACACCGTCTTCTTCTCGGCCTTGTCCAGCGTGTCCAGCCCGTAGGGCAGGGCCTGCACCGCGAAGGGCGGCACCGTGTCCTGCGGCGGCCAGTCGTAGTCCTCGCTGGAGAAGATGTTCTTGAGCGCCTCGGCGGACGGCGGCTTGATGGGGATGAGCTGGACGTTCTCGATGGAAGGCACCTGCGCGGCGCGGATGTGCTGGTACTGGCGTGCGATGAACCAGGCCACCGTGAGCGGCAGCAAGCCGAACAGCGTGTACAGCACCACGCGGCCCAGGCGGGCCAGCTTGGACGGAGCCGGTTTCTGCGGGGCCCGGCCCGGGCGGCGTCTCTTGCGGGTGGAACGCATGGCCGGACTGTATTACAGCCACGACCTTAAAGATATCTTGAAATTTAGCGGCCTTGC
It includes:
- a CDS encoding glucosaminidase domain-containing protein; this translates as MRSTRKRRRPGRAPQKPAPSKLARLGRVVLYTLFGLLPLTVAWFIARQYQHIRAAQVPSIENVQLIPIKPPSAEALKNIFSSEDYDWPPQDTVPPFAVQALPYGLDTLDKAEKKTVFYRALLPIVLAENSRIWNERVFLLQQFGQGAVDVQSDAGREVARIADRYRVDGDLNEPASRDTLLRRVDVVPVTLVLAQAAQESGWGTSRFALESNNLFGIWTWDEDAGSVPLNRRTDATHMVRVYPDIETSVRAYLHNINIGFAYTDFRDLRADMRSAGKPLDPFALAGTLDRYSAAGDIYVNDIRQMLHSNELDKLSALTLDPTN